Proteins encoded by one window of Anas platyrhynchos isolate ZD024472 breed Pekin duck chromosome 14, IASCAAS_PekinDuck_T2T, whole genome shotgun sequence:
- the PPP2CA gene encoding serine/threonine-protein phosphatase 2A catalytic subunit alpha isoform, which translates to MEEKVFTKELDQWVEQLNECKQLSEGQVKSLCEKAKEILTKESNVQEVRCPVTVCGDVHGQFHDLMELFRIGGKSPDTNYLFMGDYVDRGYYSVETVTLLVALKVRYRERITILRGNHESRQITQVYGFYDECLRKYGNANVWKYFTDLFDYLPLTALVDGQIFCLHGGLSPSIDTLDHIRALDRLQEVPHEGPMCDLLWSDPDDRGGWGISPRGAGYTFGQDISETFNHANGLTLVSRAHQLVMEGYNWCHDRNVVTIFSAPNYCYRCGNQAAIMELDDTLKYSFLQFDPAPRRGEPHVTRRTPDYFL; encoded by the exons ATGGAGGAGAAGGTGTTCACCAAGGAGCTCGACCAGTGGGTGGAGCAGCTCAACGAGTGCAAGCAGCTGTCCGAGGGGCAGGTGAAGAGCCTCTGCGAGAAG gcTAAAGAAATTTTGACAAAAGAATCTAATGTCCAAGAAGTGCGATGTCCAGTCACAGTCTGTGGAGATGTCCACGGACAATTTCACGACCTCATGGAACTCTTCAGAATTGGAGGCAAATCACCAGACACAAATTATTTGTTTATGGGGGACTATGTTGACAGAGGCTATTATTCAGTGGAAACAGTCACATTGCTTGTAGCTCTTAAG GTCCGTTACCGTGAACGTATCACAATTCTCCGAGGGAACCATGAAAGCAGGCAAATCACACAAGTATATGGTTTCTATGATGAATGTTTAAGAAAATATGGAAATGCAAACGTTTGGAAGTACTTTACAGACCTTTTTGATTACCTTCCTCTAACTGCCTTGGTGGATGGCCAG ATTTTCTGTCTACATGGTGGCCTGTCTCCATCGATAGATACACTGGATCACATCAGAGCACTTGATCGCTTGCAGGAAGTTCCCCATGAG GGTCCAATGTGTGACTTGCTATGGTCAGATCCAGATGATCGTGGTGGCTGGGGAATTTCTCCTCGAGGTGCAGGTTATACATTTGGACAGGATATTTCAGAAACCTTTAACCATGCTAACGGCCTTACGTTGGTTTCAAGAGCTCATCAGTTGGTAATGGAG GGGTACAACTGGTGCCATGATCGGAATGTAGTAACAATTTTCAGTGCTCCAAATTATTGTTACCGTTGTGGCAATCAGGCTGCAATTATGGAACTTGATGATACTCTAAAATACTCCTT TTTGCAGTTTGACCCAGCACCGCGTAGAGGTGAACCGCATGTTACTCGTCGCACCCCAGACTACTTCCTGTAA